The sequence GTATTCACCGAGCTCAACCAGCCGTGCGCCGGGGTCGGGGCAGACGACGGCCACAGGCTTGTAGCCCAGCAGCGGCTCGCTCGCGAGCGCGGCGGCGGCCTTCTCGACGTCCTCGGGGTGGCCGATGAGCACATAGGGTTGTGTGAGCAGACCGGCCCGCAGCAGCCAGGTGCGGATGGCCAGGCGGGCCAGTGGCAGGAAGATCAGCACCAGGCCCCAGGTGGCGCCGGTCCACAAGCGCGAGAGCGGCCACTTGGCGAGGTAGATGACCATCGCGTCGAGCAGCGCTGCCAGCACGATGACCTGGATCAACTGGCGGGTTTCGTCCCACCAGGGCTTGCGGCGGTGGGCGGAGTAGTGGCCTTGCACCGTCCACATCCAGCTCACGATGGTCAGGGCAATCGCGGCGAACAGCATCACGCGCAGGTGGCCATTGGCGGCCCACCAGACGTTCATCGCCTGCGGCAGGCTCATGTCGTGGAGCAGCCAGGCGGGCAGGCGCCCGGCGACGAAGCAGAGCGCAAGCACCAGCAGGTCGGTGAACACCAGCCAGGCCTTGGCCTGTCGCTGACGTTCGTTCAGGTTGGCCCAGGGAGCGAGGCTGCGGGCGAGGTCGTGTTCGTTGAAGAACGGGACGATGGTGCGCTGGCCGCTTTCGGCGGGCGGCGGCCTCTCGAAGGGACGGGTGCGTGCGCGCGCCATGTCAGCACCTCTTTCGTGTGGAGATGTTCATGGCGTGGACCCCATGCCGGTGCACGGGATGCACTCGCATGGAGCGCGGAAACGTCTGGTGGTTGAAGCACGACATGAAAGGACACCCTGAGTTCGTTGTGTGCGCTGACGTACAGTCGCGCACTTGTTTTTTCATTCTTATGGCGGGTAGCGCAGGTGCATGTAACGAGCTTTGAGTAAAGCGACGAGGAGTGCGCTGGATCGAACATTGCTTCGATACGCTGACCCCGGGCGAGTGGGTGGACTGCGCCGCAATTGATGGCTCTTGTGATGTTCGACAGAGCCGGGTTCTCAAGGAGGTTGAAACGATGCGAGTTGCCGAAGCGATCGAACTGGATGCGAAGACCACATCCGAGTTGCTCACGCTGTCCAAAGGCAGACGGGTTGAGGCCCGTGTGCAGCAACGTGCCAACGTCATCCTGCTGGCGGCGCAAGGTTGGCAAAACAAGAACATTGCCCAGGAGGTCAAGCTGGACCGCCGACAAGTGGCGTTGTGGCGGCGGCGCTTCATTGAAGGCGGCCTGCCTGCCCTGCTGAAAGACGCGTCGCGTTCAGGGCGCACACCGAGCGTGACGTCCGAAGTCGAGTCGCACATCCTGCACACCACATTGCACGAGCAACCGGCTTCGGGCGCGCCATGGAGCACCCGCACACTGGCCTTGCACCTGGGCCTGAGCGCCACCACCATCGGACGGGTGTGGCGACGCAACGGCATCCAGCCGCACCTGAACAGCACGGCCAAGGTGTCAGCCGGGGCTGCGCTTCACATCGACACCGAGTGGGTGGATGTCGTGGGGCTGTACATGAACCCGCGCGAGCGTGTGCTGGTGCTCAGCTGCGCCGGGAACGGCCATGTCCACACGCCCGGCCGCACCCAGCACCTGGTTGATGGCGCCCCGGCCAGCGACCACGGGCGCCATGTCATGGCAATCCTGTTGCCCGCGCTGAAGAAACTGGAGGGCGCCGTGATCTCAGGGTGCCAGGATCGTCATCACCACGAGGAGTGGCTCCGGTTCCTTCGCCTGATCGAGCGCAAGACACCCAGGCACCTGCAATTGCACCTGATCGTGGACAACCAGGCCACGCACAAGCGTCCCAAGGTCCAGGCCTGGCTCGCCCAACACCCGCGCCTGGTCGTGCATTCAACCCCCACCAATGCCTCTTGGTTGAACACGGTCAGGCGGTTGTTGCGCGACAACGCGAGGCACGGCATGCAGCACGACCGCTTCACCAGCGCGGCCGACCTCCAGCAAGCCATCGCGCAGCACATCGAGCGCCCGGGCAAGGAAGCCAAAGCATTCATCTGGACAGTCGACGCGCCGGACACCGCCCAGGTGACCCGCGCCAAGGCTGCGCTGGCGCGCTGGACGATAAGTGCAGACCAGAATGGTGCACTGCAGCATGAAGCCGATGTAACGGCTGCCTGGGCATGAGTGGGGTTCTTACATCCCGAAACGAGGTTTCGTGGACGGGCCGGCGGCCGTCGAACGCTCAGATGGCCGAGATGTCGGTTTGCACCGGCCAGCGGAGCGATTGCATGGCACTGTTGCCGCTGGCTTCGAACTCGTGCTGCAAGAGCAGCGTGTAGCGGCCCGGACGCGGCGTGCACAAGCGGTAGCCGTCGCTTACCGGGCTGAGCGTGATGCCGCCGGATTGCTCGGTTTGCAAGCGCCAGGCTTCCACGTCCGAAGTGTTCATGCGCAAGGTGACGCAAAAGCCGCGTTTCATGG is a genomic window of Hydrogenophaga sp. RAC07 containing:
- a CDS encoding IS630 family transposase; this translates as MRVAEAIELDAKTTSELLTLSKGRRVEARVQQRANVILLAAQGWQNKNIAQEVKLDRRQVALWRRRFIEGGLPALLKDASRSGRTPSVTSEVESHILHTTLHEQPASGAPWSTRTLALHLGLSATTIGRVWRRNGIQPHLNSTAKVSAGAALHIDTEWVDVVGLYMNPRERVLVLSCAGNGHVHTPGRTQHLVDGAPASDHGRHVMAILLPALKKLEGAVISGCQDRHHHEEWLRFLRLIERKTPRHLQLHLIVDNQATHKRPKVQAWLAQHPRLVVHSTPTNASWLNTVRRLLRDNARHGMQHDRFTSAADLQQAIAQHIERPGKEAKAFIWTVDAPDTAQVTRAKAALARWTISADQNGALQHEADVTAAWA